One Vibrio neonatus genomic window carries:
- a CDS encoding MipA/OmpV family protein, whose amino-acid sequence MRVNWLKLSTWLAVFTPALFTPGVAMATWSLGVGASYSPVVYKDTPSNKVVIPVIGYEGEHLYLRGFTAGYRVWERRSPHNLVFRLAYDPRTLQPSDSDDPIISQVDKRKSTVLSGVSYQYSNRAIGQIEVTLAGDILGVHNGLYAETVYRIPFRGPRWMLSPSVGYSWNSSKLNNHLYGVSQQEADRIAGLDAFAPDGDGQFFLGLSGLFKFSERIMGTAGVRYTNLEGDLEKSPLLDSTDSFNVNLGLVYTF is encoded by the coding sequence ATGCGAGTGAATTGGTTGAAGTTATCGACATGGCTGGCTGTGTTCACACCGGCTTTGTTCACCCCAGGTGTTGCAATGGCTACTTGGTCTTTAGGGGTTGGCGCATCTTACTCTCCGGTGGTATACAAAGACACGCCGTCAAATAAAGTCGTGATCCCGGTTATTGGGTATGAAGGCGAACATCTGTATTTGAGAGGCTTTACAGCCGGCTATAGAGTCTGGGAGCGACGCTCACCGCACAATCTAGTGTTTCGTCTTGCCTATGATCCAAGAACACTGCAACCGTCTGATTCTGATGACCCCATTATTAGCCAAGTAGATAAAAGGAAAAGTACCGTGTTAAGTGGTGTTAGTTATCAATATTCCAATCGCGCTATTGGTCAGATTGAAGTGACTTTGGCCGGTGATATTCTTGGTGTTCATAATGGATTGTACGCGGAAACCGTGTATAGAATTCCTTTTCGAGGACCACGCTGGATGTTGAGCCCGTCAGTGGGTTATTCGTGGAACTCCTCTAAATTAAATAATCACTTGTACGGCGTGTCGCAGCAAGAAGCGGATCGAATTGCAGGTTTGGATGCTTTCGCACCAGATGGTGATGGACAGTTCTTCTTAGGTTTGAGTGGCTTGTTTAAGTTTAGCGAGCGTATTATGGGGACGGCGGGGGTGCGTTATACCAATTTGGAAGGGGATTTAGAAAAGAGTCCGTTACTGGATAGCACGGACTCTTTTAATGTTAATCTCGGACTTGTGTATACCTTTTAA
- a CDS encoding PrkA family serine protein kinase, with product MSIFEHFQHRYEAAKEEELSIQEFLSLCREDKMAYANSAERLLHAIGTPELVDTALDPHLSRIFSNRVIARYDTFKDFYGMEDAIEQIVSYLKHAAQGLEERKQILYLLGPVGGGKSSIAEKLKALMQQQPIYVLSANGERSPVNDHPFCLFDPTEDAEVLRSEYGIDKRYLRSIMSPWAAKRLHEFGGDIAKFKVIKLRPSILDQTGIAKTEPGDENNQDISSLVGKVDIRKLEHYSQDDPDAYSYSGALCKANQGLMEFVEMFKAPIKVLHPLLTATQEGNFNGTEGLSALPFDGMILAHSNESEWQTFRNNKNNEAFLDRVYIVKVPYCLRVSEEVKIYDKLLENSELSNAPCAPSTLDMLAQFSILSRLKEPENSSIFSKMRVYDGETLKDTDPKAKSHQEYKDFAGMDEGMSGLSTRFAFKILSRVFNFDQTEVAANPVHLFYVIEQQVEREQFPAEQAERYLEFLKGFLVPRYVEFIGKEIQTAYLESYSEYGQNIFDRYVTYADFWIQDQEYRDPETGQLFDRASLNGELEKIEKTAGISNPKDFRNEIVNFVLRARANNGGTNPLWTSYEKLRTVIEKKMFSNTEELLPVISFNAKTSTDDQKKHDDFVARMMEKGYTEKQVRLLSEWYLRVRKSS from the coding sequence ATGAGTATTTTTGAGCATTTTCAGCACAGATACGAAGCTGCAAAGGAAGAAGAGCTATCCATTCAAGAGTTTTTATCTTTATGCCGTGAAGATAAAATGGCGTACGCCAACTCCGCTGAACGTCTTTTGCATGCCATTGGCACACCCGAACTGGTTGATACCGCGCTCGATCCGCACCTGAGCCGCATTTTCTCCAACCGTGTTATTGCTCGTTACGATACTTTTAAAGACTTCTATGGCATGGAAGATGCCATAGAACAAATCGTCTCTTATCTTAAACATGCCGCGCAAGGCTTAGAAGAAAGAAAGCAAATCCTTTATCTACTTGGCCCTGTTGGCGGTGGTAAATCCTCAATTGCGGAAAAACTCAAAGCATTAATGCAGCAGCAACCTATCTATGTGCTGTCGGCGAATGGTGAGCGTAGTCCTGTTAATGATCATCCATTCTGCCTGTTTGATCCCACCGAAGATGCCGAGGTTTTACGTAGTGAATATGGCATAGATAAACGTTACCTACGCTCAATCATGTCTCCGTGGGCGGCTAAACGCCTGCACGAATTTGGTGGTGATATTGCCAAATTTAAAGTGATTAAACTGCGCCCTTCAATTTTAGATCAAACCGGTATTGCTAAGACTGAACCGGGGGATGAAAACAACCAAGATATTTCTTCCCTGGTCGGTAAAGTGGATATCCGTAAACTGGAACACTACTCACAAGACGACCCGGATGCTTACAGTTACTCTGGCGCATTATGTAAAGCCAACCAAGGTTTGATGGAATTTGTAGAGATGTTCAAAGCGCCAATCAAGGTGTTGCATCCTTTGCTGACCGCCACTCAAGAAGGCAACTTTAACGGCACAGAGGGGCTCTCTGCCCTGCCCTTTGACGGCATGATTTTAGCGCACTCCAATGAATCGGAGTGGCAGACTTTCCGCAACAATAAAAATAACGAAGCCTTTTTAGATAGGGTGTACATCGTAAAAGTTCCGTATTGTCTTCGCGTATCAGAAGAAGTCAAAATCTACGACAAGCTATTAGAAAACAGTGAGTTATCTAACGCACCTTGCGCGCCAAGCACCTTGGACATGTTGGCGCAATTTAGCATTCTGTCGCGTTTAAAAGAGCCAGAAAACTCATCTATTTTCAGTAAAATGCGTGTCTATGACGGTGAAACGCTCAAAGATACCGACCCGAAAGCGAAAAGCCATCAAGAATATAAAGACTTTGCCGGCATGGACGAAGGCATGTCAGGCCTGTCGACTCGTTTTGCCTTTAAGATCCTATCGCGCGTGTTTAACTTTGATCAAACCGAAGTGGCTGCTAACCCAGTACATCTCTTTTATGTGATTGAGCAACAAGTAGAGCGTGAGCAATTCCCTGCTGAGCAAGCGGAGCGCTACCTAGAGTTTCTTAAAGGCTTCTTAGTGCCTCGTTATGTCGAGTTTATCGGCAAAGAAATTCAAACGGCCTATTTGGAGTCTTACTCAGAGTACGGGCAAAACATCTTTGACCGTTATGTCACTTATGCTGATTTTTGGATTCAAGATCAAGAATATCGCGATCCTGAAACCGGCCAATTGTTTGATCGCGCTTCACTGAACGGCGAATTGGAAAAAATCGAGAAAACTGCAGGTATCAGTAACCCTAAAGACTTTCGTAACGAAATCGTCAACTTTGTACTGCGTGCTCGAGCAAACAATGGCGGCACGAATCCGCTCTGGACCAGTTACGAAAAGCTTCGCACTGTGATTGAGAAGAAAATGTTCTCCAATACCGAAGAGCTACTACCCGTCATTTCATTTAATGCGAAAACATCCACCGACGATCAGAAAAAGCACGACGACTTTGTCGCCAGAATGATGGAGAAAGGCTATACCGAGAAACAAGTGCGCTTACTCTCAGAATGGTATCTACGAGTCCGTAAATCATCATAA
- the pflA gene encoding pyruvate formate lyase 1-activating protein: MKGKIHSFESCGTVDGPGIRFIVFLQGCMMRCMYCHNRDTWDTHGGKEVSVEELITEAKSYRHFMNASGGGITCSGGEAMLQPEFVRDLFRAAHVEGIHTCLDTNGYVRKHTELIDEVLEATDLVMLDIKHMKDEIHQDFIGVSNRRTLDFARYLHKIGKKTWIRYVVVPGYTDDMEAVHMLGDFIKDMDNIEKVELLPYHKLGAHKWEALGYDYPLEGTEPPSKETMDEIVSVLEQYTDIVKY, from the coding sequence ATGAAAGGTAAAATTCACTCATTCGAGTCATGTGGAACAGTTGATGGTCCTGGGATCCGTTTTATCGTATTCCTACAAGGTTGTATGATGCGCTGTATGTACTGCCACAACCGTGACACATGGGATACTCATGGTGGCAAAGAAGTTTCTGTTGAGGAACTCATTACAGAAGCTAAGTCTTATCGTCACTTTATGAATGCATCGGGTGGTGGTATTACCTGCTCTGGTGGCGAAGCTATGCTACAACCTGAGTTTGTACGTGATTTATTCCGCGCAGCTCATGTTGAAGGTATCCACACTTGTCTAGATACTAATGGTTACGTTCGTAAGCACACAGAGCTCATTGACGAAGTATTAGAAGCCACTGACTTAGTCATGCTGGATATTAAACATATGAAGGACGAGATCCACCAAGATTTCATCGGTGTATCAAACAGACGTACTCTTGATTTTGCACGTTACCTACATAAAATTGGAAAGAAAACATGGATTCGTTATGTTGTCGTTCCTGGCTATACCGATGATATGGAAGCTGTGCACATGCTAGGCGACTTTATCAAAGATATGGATAACATTGAGAAAGTAGAACTTCTGCCGTACCACAAGCTTGGTGCGCACAAATGGGAAGCTCTTGGTTATGACTACCCATTAGAGGGTACTGAACCACCTTCAAAAGAAACAATGGATGAGATTGTCAGCGTTCTAGAACAATATACCGACATAGTTAAATATTAA
- a CDS encoding YfbU family protein: MEMTNAQRLILSNQYYLMSKLSPENQDKYERLQTIVERGYGLQMRELDKDFGSISESGCRDVIDIMEMYHAMQESFNMLQASEQANVDKRRLMFLGFDIATEASLVNYVRFLTDSEGLYPQFDKANHHFNSQMPMLEKYLRMLTTWRNCPRQYHLCATEITQIFNA, from the coding sequence ATGGAAATGACCAACGCACAGCGTTTGATCCTTTCGAACCAATACTACTTGATGTCAAAGCTTTCACCTGAAAACCAAGACAAGTACGAGCGTCTACAAACTATCGTAGAACGTGGTTATGGCTTACAAATGCGCGAACTAGACAAAGACTTTGGCTCTATCAGCGAAAGTGGCTGTCGTGATGTTATTGACATCATGGAGATGTACCACGCAATGCAAGAGTCTTTCAACATGCTGCAAGCGTCTGAACAAGCTAACGTTGATAAACGTCGCCTAATGTTCTTAGGCTTTGATATTGCAACAGAAGCAAGCCTTGTGAACTATGTACGCTTCCTAACTGACTCTGAAGGCCTATACCCTCAGTTCGATAAAGCGAACCACCATTTCAACAGCCAAATGCCTATGTTAGAAAAATACCTCCGTATGCTAACAACATGGCGTAACTGTCCTCGTCAATACCACCTATGTGCCACTGAAATCACTCAGATTTTTAACGCATAA
- the kdsB gene encoding 3-deoxy-manno-octulosonate cytidylyltransferase encodes MAFTVIIPARYQSTRLPGKPLADICGKPMIEHVYQQAIQSGAEQVIVATDDERVAEVVKGFGGQVCMTSPSHESGTERLAEVVEKMGIADDQIVVNVQGDEPLIPPSVVAQVADNLAASTAPMATLGVAIEDAEEAFNPNAVKVVTDQQGYALYFSRASIPWDRDQFANDKSVLKQPLMRHIGIYAYRAGFINRYINWAPTALEKIESLEQLRVLWYGEKIHVALAKQTPPPGVDTLEDLEAVRAFLNQTK; translated from the coding sequence ATGGCTTTCACTGTCATCATTCCTGCGCGTTACCAATCCACTCGTCTGCCGGGTAAGCCGCTAGCAGATATCTGTGGTAAACCTATGATTGAGCATGTTTATCAACAAGCGATTCAGTCAGGCGCGGAGCAAGTGATTGTGGCGACAGACGATGAGCGTGTTGCCGAGGTGGTTAAAGGCTTTGGTGGTCAAGTTTGCATGACTTCGCCTAGCCATGAGTCTGGCACTGAGCGTTTAGCGGAAGTGGTCGAGAAAATGGGCATTGCCGATGATCAAATCGTGGTCAATGTACAAGGTGATGAGCCGTTAATTCCGCCATCGGTTGTGGCGCAAGTTGCGGATAACTTGGCAGCCTCTACAGCGCCAATGGCCACCTTGGGCGTTGCTATTGAAGATGCCGAGGAAGCCTTTAACCCTAACGCGGTTAAAGTGGTGACAGATCAACAAGGCTATGCTTTGTACTTTAGTCGCGCCAGCATCCCTTGGGATCGCGATCAGTTTGCCAATGATAAATCAGTGCTAAAACAGCCACTGATGAGACACATAGGTATTTATGCGTATCGTGCAGGCTTTATCAATCGTTACATTAATTGGGCACCAACGGCGCTTGAGAAAATTGAAAGCCTAGAGCAATTGCGAGTGCTGTGGTATGGCGAAAAAATCCATGTTGCGCTAGCAAAACAAACACCGCCACCGGGCGTTGATACTTTAGAAGATTTAGAAGCGGTTAGAGCCTTTTTAAACCAAACTAAATGA
- a CDS encoding SpoVR family protein, protein MSAETQTKTLPDGPDWTFSLLEEYHQQIKRVAKHYRLDTYPNQIEVITAEQMMDAYSSIGMPINYHHWSFGKKFIQTEQNYKHGQMGLAYEIVINSDPCIAYLMEENTVTMQALVMAHASYGHNSFFKGNYLFKTWTDANSIIDYLIFARNYISQCEEKHGVDEVENLLDSCHALMNYGVDRYKRPEKISIAEETIRQQEREQYLQSQVNELWRTVPQNSEHASSQKKRFPAEPQENILYFIEKHAPLLESWQREIVRIVRKVSQYFYPQKQTQVMNEGWATFWHYTILNHLYDEGVVSDKFMLEFLHSHTSVVAQPAYNSPYFSGINPYALGFAMFQDIRRICEHPTDEDREWFPDLAGSDWLPAVHFAMQNFKDESFISQYLSPKLIREFKLFAVKDDDRKNYIEIDAIHDESGYKEIREKLAAQYNLSNLEPNIQVWNVDVRGDRSLTLQHIPHQRIPLDKSYDDVLKHLYRLWGFDVILEELKESGHRDILASCPQRSNLGTNI, encoded by the coding sequence ATGTCAGCTGAAACCCAAACTAAAACACTCCCTGATGGACCGGACTGGACGTTCAGTTTATTAGAAGAATACCACCAGCAAATTAAACGTGTGGCGAAACACTATCGCCTTGATACTTATCCCAATCAAATTGAAGTTATCACCGCAGAGCAGATGATGGATGCCTATTCCAGTATTGGCATGCCTATCAACTATCACCACTGGTCATTTGGCAAAAAATTCATTCAAACTGAACAAAACTATAAGCATGGACAAATGGGGCTTGCCTATGAAATCGTCATCAACTCAGACCCTTGTATTGCCTATTTGATGGAAGAAAATACCGTCACTATGCAAGCGCTAGTCATGGCGCACGCCAGCTATGGTCACAATTCATTCTTTAAAGGCAATTATCTATTCAAAACTTGGACGGACGCCAATTCCATCATTGATTACCTTATCTTTGCCCGTAATTACATTAGCCAATGTGAAGAAAAACATGGCGTAGATGAGGTCGAGAACTTACTAGATTCCTGCCATGCTCTGATGAACTACGGCGTAGACAGATACAAGCGACCTGAAAAAATATCCATTGCCGAAGAAACTATTCGCCAACAAGAGCGTGAGCAATATCTGCAATCTCAAGTGAATGAGCTGTGGCGCACCGTTCCACAAAACAGTGAACATGCTAGCAGCCAGAAAAAGCGTTTTCCTGCAGAGCCACAAGAGAATATTTTGTACTTTATTGAGAAACACGCCCCTCTTTTGGAATCATGGCAACGGGAAATCGTACGCATCGTGCGTAAAGTCAGCCAATATTTTTATCCACAAAAACAAACTCAAGTAATGAACGAAGGCTGGGCAACATTTTGGCACTACACCATTCTCAATCATCTTTATGACGAGGGCGTCGTATCGGATAAGTTTATGCTTGAGTTTCTGCACAGCCACACTAGCGTTGTGGCGCAGCCCGCCTACAATAGCCCTTACTTTAGTGGCATTAACCCTTATGCTTTGGGTTTTGCTATGTTTCAAGACATCCGCCGCATCTGTGAACACCCCACCGATGAAGACCGAGAGTGGTTCCCAGACCTAGCAGGCAGTGACTGGCTACCTGCGGTGCACTTTGCAATGCAGAACTTCAAAGATGAGAGTTTTATCAGTCAATATTTATCACCCAAGCTGATTCGAGAGTTTAAGCTGTTTGCAGTCAAAGATGATGACCGAAAGAACTACATCGAAATTGACGCCATTCATGATGAGAGTGGTTATAAAGAAATAAGAGAGAAACTGGCTGCTCAATATAATCTCAGCAACTTAGAGCCTAATATCCAAGTATGGAACGTGGATGTGAGAGGCGATCGCTCTCTCACCTTGCAACATATCCCTCACCAGCGGATACCACTTGATAAAAGCTATGATGATGTCCTTAAACACCTTTACCGACTTTGGGGCTTTGACGTGATTTTAGAAGAGCTTAAAGAGTCAGGACATAGAGACATTCTGGCAAGTTGCCCGCAACGCAGTAATTTGGGTACCAATATTTAA
- a CDS encoding YeaH/YhbH family protein produces the protein MAQFIDRRLNGKNKSTVNRQRFIRRHKQKIKEAVSDAVNRRSITDTESGEDITLPKSDITEPAFHQGQGGLREKVHPGNDQFVRGDKVERPPSGGGGGGSGQGDASDDGEGKDEFIFQISKDEYLDILFEDLALPNLQKKQVNRITEWKTHRAGYQTAGIPSNISVIRSLRQSLARRTAMSAGKKRLLNELEQELAELKDNEPAKPLEEKDIKAQIEELRQNLKRVPFIDTFDLRYKNYEKRPIPSSQAVIFCLMDVSGSMDQATKDIAKRFYVLLYMFLNRTYENVEVVFIRHHTQAKEVDEQEFFYSQETGGTIVSSALKLMNDIVKERYPTNQWNIYAAQASDGDNWADDSPRCKKILTEDLLPICQYYSYIEITRRSHQSLWHEYEKLEREYENFAMKNIRTVEDIFPVFRELFQQEHS, from the coding sequence ATGGCTCAATTTATTGACCGAAGACTGAATGGCAAAAATAAAAGCACTGTTAATCGACAGCGCTTTATTCGTCGCCATAAACAAAAGATAAAAGAAGCGGTGTCTGATGCGGTAAATCGTCGTTCAATCACAGATACCGAAAGCGGTGAGGACATCACTCTACCGAAAAGTGACATCACTGAACCGGCTTTTCATCAGGGGCAAGGTGGGCTAAGAGAAAAAGTCCATCCTGGTAATGACCAATTTGTTCGCGGTGATAAAGTTGAACGCCCGCCCAGTGGTGGCGGAGGCGGCGGTTCAGGGCAAGGTGATGCCAGTGACGATGGTGAAGGCAAAGACGAATTCATCTTTCAAATTTCCAAAGACGAATATCTCGACATCTTATTTGAAGATCTTGCGCTTCCCAATCTGCAAAAAAAACAAGTCAATCGCATCACCGAGTGGAAAACTCATCGTGCGGGCTATCAAACCGCGGGGATTCCATCCAATATTTCGGTCATTCGCTCCTTAAGGCAATCTCTCGCAAGACGCACCGCAATGTCTGCCGGCAAGAAGCGTTTACTAAACGAACTTGAACAAGAGTTGGCAGAGTTAAAAGACAATGAACCGGCCAAGCCTCTAGAAGAGAAAGACATTAAGGCACAAATCGAAGAGCTGCGCCAAAACCTTAAACGAGTACCTTTTATTGATACCTTCGATTTAAGATACAAAAACTACGAAAAGCGCCCTATCCCTTCCAGCCAAGCAGTTATTTTCTGTTTGATGGATGTATCAGGCTCAATGGATCAAGCCACCAAAGACATCGCCAAACGCTTTTATGTATTGCTGTATATGTTCTTAAATCGCACTTATGAAAACGTGGAAGTGGTGTTTATTCGTCACCACACACAGGCAAAAGAGGTGGATGAACAGGAGTTTTTCTACTCACAAGAAACCGGCGGCACAATTGTCTCTAGCGCCTTAAAATTAATGAACGACATCGTCAAAGAGCGTTACCCCACCAATCAATGGAACATCTATGCCGCGCAAGCATCAGATGGTGATAACTGGGCCGATGATTCTCCGCGATGCAAAAAAATCCTGACCGAAGATTTACTGCCTATTTGTCAGTATTACTCATATATAGAAATCACGCGCAGGAGTCACCAATCTTTGTGGCACGAATACGAAAAACTCGAACGTGAATATGAAAATTTTGCGATGAAGAATATTCGAACGGTAGAAGACATCTTCCCTGTATTTAGAGAGCTGTTTCAACAAGAACACAGTTAA
- the lpxK gene encoding tetraacyldisaccharide 4'-kinase codes for MIHVLWFSRNPLRWLFWPLLWPLSKLFAWISQSRKQAYLQGKKPSYKAPVPVVVVGNITAGGNGKTPVVVWLVESLQALGLKVGVVSRGYGAKAPCYPLLVKHDTPTQYCGDEPKLIAQRTGAVVAVDPIRSHAVQHLLQYNVDIVVTDDGLQHYALQRDIEFIVIDGKRRFGNQSLIPLGPLREGMQRLNEVDFLITNGGEAKANEIAMALQPSLAVNLVTGKQKSVAELGPLSAIAGIGHPPRFFDTLNTLHAQLNKCTGFADHKALLKPDLVSLLADGEQLIMTEKDAVKCREFADDNWWYLPVSAQISDENRQKIMNKIQEVLKEYGS; via the coding sequence TTGATACACGTATTATGGTTTAGTCGCAATCCGTTACGTTGGTTATTTTGGCCACTGCTGTGGCCATTGAGCAAGCTGTTTGCTTGGATTAGCCAAAGTCGCAAACAGGCGTATTTACAAGGTAAAAAGCCAAGCTATAAAGCACCTGTGCCGGTAGTGGTAGTGGGTAATATTACCGCAGGTGGCAATGGTAAAACGCCGGTTGTGGTGTGGCTGGTGGAGAGCTTGCAAGCATTAGGGCTGAAAGTTGGCGTAGTATCACGCGGATATGGCGCTAAAGCACCTTGTTATCCACTACTTGTGAAGCATGATACTCCGACTCAATATTGTGGCGATGAACCTAAGCTCATTGCTCAGCGTACTGGCGCTGTGGTTGCTGTTGATCCAATACGATCTCACGCGGTACAACACTTGTTGCAATACAATGTGGATATAGTGGTTACCGATGATGGTTTACAGCACTACGCCTTACAGCGAGATATTGAGTTTATCGTTATTGATGGTAAGCGCCGCTTTGGTAATCAAAGCCTGATTCCTTTAGGCCCTTTGCGTGAAGGTATGCAGCGTCTTAACGAAGTGGATTTTTTGATTACGAACGGCGGCGAAGCCAAAGCCAATGAAATTGCGATGGCCCTGCAACCGTCGTTGGCTGTGAATTTGGTGACTGGTAAGCAAAAGTCGGTAGCCGAATTAGGCCCGCTAAGTGCAATTGCCGGTATTGGTCATCCACCACGATTTTTTGATACGTTGAATACATTGCACGCACAGTTAAATAAGTGTACTGGATTTGCCGATCACAAAGCCTTATTAAAACCAGATTTAGTATCATTGTTGGCCGATGGTGAACAATTGATAATGACCGAAAAAGATGCGGTGAAATGCCGCGAATTTGCCGATGATAATTGGTGGTATTTACCCGTATCCGCGCAAATTAGCGATGAAAATCGCCAAAAAATAATGAATAAAATTCAAGAGGTATTAAAGGAATATGGATCATAG
- the msbA gene encoding lipid A ABC transporter ATP-binding protein/permease MsbA, whose amino-acid sequence MTQLDDESTWKTFKRLWKYVRLYKLGLVVAAIALIVNAAADTYMISLLKPLLDEGFGDIESNFLKILPFIIFGMIIIRGLSGFISTYCLSWVSGNVVMLMRRAIFNHFMHMPVPFFDRESTGGLLSRITYDSEQVAAATSKALVSLVREGASIIGLLVLMFWNSWQLSLVLLVVAPLVAFAIRVVSKRFRKISKNMQTAMGSVTSSAEQMLKGHKVVLSYGGQKIEEERFDQVSNKMRQQSMKMVTAQAAANPIVQLIASFALVTVLYLASFDQVRADLTPGAFTVIFTAMFGMMRPLKSLTNVTSEFQRGMAAAQTLFSLMDLKTEQDTGSIEIERANGLVEVKDVTFSYQGKEKAALSHVSFTIPQGKTVALVGRSGSGKSTIANLFTRFYEVDDGEICLDGENINQYKLTNLREQFGLVSQNVHLFNDTIANNIAYAAEGEYTREQIEHAAKLAHALEFTKNMPDGLDTMIGENGASLSGGQRQRVAIARALLRDAPVLILDEATSALDTESERAIQSALDELQKDKTVLVIAHRLSTIENADEILVVDDGEIIERGTHAELLALGEAYAQLHKIQFGD is encoded by the coding sequence ATGACACAACTTGATGACGAGTCGACATGGAAAACCTTTAAACGACTGTGGAAGTACGTTCGTTTATATAAACTAGGGCTCGTGGTTGCTGCAATAGCACTGATTGTGAATGCGGCAGCTGATACTTATATGATCTCTTTATTAAAGCCATTATTGGATGAAGGCTTTGGTGATATTGAATCGAATTTCTTAAAAATCCTGCCATTTATTATCTTTGGCATGATCATTATTCGTGGCCTGTCGGGCTTTATTTCTACCTATTGTTTGAGTTGGGTATCCGGCAACGTTGTCATGTTAATGCGACGCGCCATATTCAACCATTTCATGCACATGCCTGTGCCATTCTTTGACCGTGAATCTACCGGTGGCTTATTGTCTCGTATTACCTACGACAGTGAGCAAGTGGCAGCCGCAACCAGTAAAGCTTTGGTGAGCCTAGTACGTGAAGGCGCTAGCATTATTGGCTTGCTGGTTCTGATGTTTTGGAACAGCTGGCAGTTGTCTTTGGTTTTATTGGTAGTGGCACCGCTAGTGGCGTTTGCTATTCGTGTGGTATCAAAGCGCTTTCGCAAAATTAGTAAAAACATGCAAACTGCAATGGGGAGCGTAACCTCATCAGCGGAGCAAATGCTAAAAGGGCATAAAGTCGTTCTTAGCTACGGCGGTCAAAAAATAGAAGAAGAACGTTTTGACCAAGTCAGCAATAAAATGCGTCAACAATCGATGAAAATGGTGACAGCGCAAGCGGCGGCCAACCCTATCGTGCAGTTGATTGCTTCTTTTGCTTTGGTGACGGTGTTATACCTTGCCAGTTTTGATCAAGTACGAGCCGATCTGACTCCAGGTGCCTTTACGGTTATCTTTACCGCCATGTTTGGCATGATGAGACCGCTTAAATCTTTGACCAATGTGACTTCTGAATTCCAAAGAGGTATGGCGGCGGCACAAACGCTATTCTCATTGATGGATTTAAAAACTGAACAAGACACCGGTAGCATAGAGATTGAACGTGCTAATGGTCTGGTTGAAGTGAAAGATGTGACCTTTAGCTATCAAGGAAAAGAAAAAGCCGCCTTGTCGCATGTCAGCTTTACCATTCCGCAAGGCAAAACTGTTGCCTTGGTTGGGCGCTCGGGCTCAGGTAAGAGTACCATTGCTAACCTGTTTACCCGTTTTTATGAGGTAGATGATGGTGAGATTTGTTTAGATGGCGAGAACATCAATCAGTATAAACTGACTAATCTACGTGAGCAGTTTGGTTTGGTTTCGCAAAATGTGCATCTATTTAACGACACCATTGCTAACAATATTGCCTACGCCGCTGAGGGTGAATATACCCGAGAGCAAATTGAGCACGCCGCTAAGTTGGCGCACGCATTAGAGTTTACCAAGAACATGCCCGATGGTTTAGATACTATGATTGGCGAAAACGGTGCCAGTCTGTCTGGCGGTCAACGCCAACGTGTGGCTATTGCGCGTGCACTGCTACGTGATGCGCCTGTACTTATCTTGGATGAGGCGACTTCGGCGTTAGATACTGAGTCTGAACGAGCAATTCAATCAGCCCTAGATGAGCTACAAAAAGATAAAACGGTACTGGTGATTGCCCACAGACTGTCCACCATTGAAAACGCAGATGAAATTCTAGTGGTCGACGATGGTGAAATTATTGAACGTGGTACGCATGCCGAGCTACTTGCTTTGGGTGAAGCGTACGCACAACTTCATAAAATCCAGTTTGGTGACTAG
- a CDS encoding Trm112 family protein gives MDHRLLEIVACPVCKGKLTFDKDKNELVCKLDRLAYPIKEGIPVLLEPEARTMSMDEGR, from the coding sequence ATGGATCATAGATTGTTAGAGATCGTTGCCTGCCCAGTGTGCAAAGGGAAGCTGACTTTTGATAAAGACAAGAACGAGCTAGTGTGTAAATTAGATCGATTAGCTTACCCTATCAAAGAGGGGATTCCGGTGCTTCTTGAGCCAGAGGCTCGCACTATGTCTATGGATGAGGGACGTTAA